The Candidatus Syntrophosphaera sp. genome has a window encoding:
- a CDS encoding PorV/PorQ family protein has translation MKTTLLTLNLLLLALMPLSAGIHPNAGEYGYQFLDISTNPVALALAGRGIHAGTELASFVRQPASSALESHRSLGVSHSLWLADTKYNNLYYSYSDRRSHLGLALRQLDYGELEIRDDNGYLIGQYSPLNMDLMGNYALRLTPAVYAGLNAGVAYEKLNTDSSLGLHGDLGLTWLPPVRNTRFSLAWRNLGLSSKMNEEATLFAPSLELDLSKQFLFDSNSLIVELSGIKAVDENWKAAASAQFALYDMVLLRVGYKYNHDAEDLSAGLGFRWRNIGIDYGWASFSSRLSDVHSFGLSYNF, from the coding sequence ATGAAAACAACCCTTTTGACCCTGAACCTCCTCCTCCTGGCCCTGATGCCCCTTTCAGCCGGCATCCATCCCAACGCCGGGGAATACGGCTACCAGTTCCTGGACATCAGCACCAATCCGGTGGCCCTGGCCTTGGCCGGAAGAGGGATCCACGCCGGCACGGAACTCGCCTCCTTTGTTCGCCAGCCCGCCTCATCAGCCCTGGAAAGCCACCGCAGCCTGGGCGTCAGCCACTCCCTCTGGCTGGCCGACACCAAATACAACAACCTCTACTATTCCTATTCCGACCGCAGATCCCACCTCGGCCTTGCCCTGCGCCAACTGGACTATGGCGAACTGGAGATCCGGGACGACAATGGCTATCTGATCGGCCAATATTCCCCGCTGAACATGGACCTGATGGGCAATTACGCCCTGCGCCTCACCCCCGCGGTCTATGCCGGCCTGAACGCCGGAGTGGCCTACGAAAAGCTGAACACCGATTCCAGCCTGGGACTCCACGGCGACCTTGGCCTCACCTGGCTCCCGCCGGTCCGCAACACCCGATTCTCCCTGGCCTGGCGCAACCTGGGCCTCTCCTCCAAAATGAACGAGGAGGCCACCCTCTTCGCCCCCAGCCTGGAACTGGACCTGAGCAAGCAATTCCTCTTTGACAGCAATTCCCTGATCGTCGAGCTGAGCGGCATCAAGGCGGTGGATGAGAACTGGAAAGCCGCCGCCAGCGCGCAGTTCGCCCTCTACGATATGGTGCTCCTGAGAGTGGGCTACAAATACAACCACGACGCCGAAGACCTCAGCGCCGGCCTGGGATTCCGCTGGCGCAACATCGGCATCGATTACGGCTGGGCTTCCTTTTCCAGCCGCCTTAGCGATGTCCATTCCTTCGGCCTCTCCTACAACTTTTAG